In Cytobacillus oceanisediminis, the following proteins share a genomic window:
- the lpdA gene encoding dihydrolipoyl dehydrogenase, with product MGSIAIIGGGPAGYVAAITAAQQGQEVTIIDQGPLGGTCLNEGCMPTKSLLESAEVYSQLYHANKFGIRLPSGQIEIDWDAVQDRKNRIVSTLVQGIQYLMKKNKVKVIKGTASFKTSQVLQVVSNGNQQEIKGDKIIIAAGSEPAPLPFAPFDGEWVIHSGQAMSLQSIPSSLLIVGGGVIGCEFASIFSRMGTKVTIVEMAGQLLPGEDEDIAGVLHKQLEEDGAAIYTSAALKDLESARKKAFIKDDKGLHEIQADLVLVSIGRKPRVNHLGLEGVGVNFSNQGIHVNDHMQTNIPSIYACGDVVGGIQLAHMAFHEGKVAALNACGMDDVVHAIAVPRCIYTSPEIAGVGLTEKQAREQYGDIRIGEFPFSANGKALIANEQAGKVKVIIDSEFGEILGISIVGAHATELIGQGAIMLHAELTADLMGNFIAAHPTLSEAVHEALLSAVGHAVHV from the coding sequence TTGGGATCGATCGCAATTATTGGAGGTGGACCTGCTGGATATGTAGCTGCCATTACTGCTGCCCAGCAGGGACAGGAAGTTACCATTATTGACCAAGGGCCTCTTGGAGGAACATGTTTAAATGAAGGCTGTATGCCAACAAAATCTCTGTTAGAAAGTGCTGAAGTGTACAGTCAGCTATATCATGCCAATAAGTTTGGGATTCGTCTGCCATCTGGGCAAATAGAAATTGATTGGGATGCAGTCCAGGATCGTAAAAACAGGATCGTTTCAACTCTTGTTCAAGGAATTCAATATTTAATGAAGAAAAATAAAGTGAAGGTAATTAAAGGAACGGCCTCTTTCAAGACAAGTCAAGTTCTGCAGGTTGTGAGCAATGGAAATCAGCAAGAGATAAAGGGAGATAAAATAATCATAGCGGCAGGTTCCGAACCTGCCCCATTGCCCTTCGCTCCCTTTGATGGAGAATGGGTTATTCATAGCGGCCAGGCAATGTCGCTTCAGTCGATTCCATCCTCGCTGCTGATTGTCGGCGGTGGTGTAATAGGCTGTGAGTTTGCCAGTATTTTCAGCAGAATGGGTACAAAAGTGACCATTGTCGAGATGGCGGGTCAGCTCCTTCCAGGCGAAGATGAGGATATCGCTGGTGTCTTACATAAACAGCTTGAAGAAGACGGTGCAGCGATTTACACTTCTGCCGCTCTCAAGGATCTGGAATCAGCCCGAAAGAAAGCGTTCATTAAAGACGATAAGGGACTCCATGAAATTCAGGCAGACCTGGTTCTCGTTTCCATTGGCCGCAAGCCTAGAGTCAATCACTTGGGTTTAGAAGGTGTAGGGGTTAACTTTTCCAATCAGGGGATCCATGTTAATGATCATATGCAAACAAACATCCCTTCCATTTATGCATGCGGTGACGTAGTCGGTGGAATTCAGCTTGCCCATATGGCTTTCCATGAAGGAAAAGTGGCGGCTTTAAATGCCTGCGGGATGGATGATGTGGTTCATGCCATCGCTGTTCCCCGCTGTATTTACACATCACCTGAAATTGCTGGTGTTGGCTTAACTGAAAAGCAGGCAAGAGAACAATATGGTGATATCAGAATAGGTGAGTTTCCATTCTCGGCAAATGGCAAGGCGCTTATCGCCAATGAACAGGCTGGAAAAGTAAAGGTCATTATCGATTCGGAATTCGGAGAAATCCTTGGTATTTCCATCGTGGGAGCCCATGCAACAGAGCTTATAGGGCAAGGAGCTATCATGCTTCATGCAGAATTGACAGCAGACCTGATGGGAAATTTCATCGCTGCACATCCAACCCTTTCCGAAGCAGTTCATGAAGCGCTGCTAAGTGCTGTTGGTCATGCTGTGCATGTATAA
- a CDS encoding dihydrolipoamide acetyltransferase family protein produces MSVEVVMPKLGMAMKEGTVSIWNKQVGDRVGKGEPIASVSSEKIEIDVESPAEGTLLEIAVPEGEGVPPGAVICYIGHPGEKIAPVSDSVQTEEPTADESPVKETPVKSKQVKTGGDRVKISPVARKMAEAGGINISEIQGTGPGGRITKEDVQEAMKQSRVQKAEEKQMDTSVLESSEQAQEMKVSGIRKVIAGRMHDSLQQTAQLTMNMKVDVTELISLQKQTAETVQNRYENKLTVTDFIARAVVLSLQQHPHMNSAYINETIHLFKHVHLGMAVAIDKGLVVPVIRHSEKCSLIELSSSIKTLAQKARGGQLSSEEMQGSTFTISNLGSYGIEHFTPILNPPESGILGVGAVYDTPVFKGETIEKRSILPLSLTFDHRVLDGAPAAAFLQTVKQFLEEPVTMLL; encoded by the coding sequence ATGTCAGTAGAAGTTGTAATGCCAAAATTGGGAATGGCCATGAAGGAAGGAACGGTATCCATATGGAACAAGCAGGTCGGGGATCGGGTTGGAAAAGGAGAACCGATTGCAAGTGTCAGCTCGGAAAAAATTGAAATTGATGTAGAATCTCCAGCAGAAGGAACATTATTGGAAATTGCCGTTCCTGAAGGGGAAGGAGTCCCGCCAGGAGCTGTTATTTGTTATATCGGCCATCCTGGTGAAAAAATTGCTCCGGTGAGTGACTCTGTACAAACTGAGGAGCCTACAGCAGATGAATCTCCAGTAAAAGAAACACCAGTGAAGAGCAAGCAGGTGAAAACCGGTGGAGACCGCGTAAAAATCTCTCCAGTAGCCAGAAAAATGGCAGAAGCAGGCGGCATCAATATTAGTGAAATCCAGGGCACAGGACCTGGAGGAAGAATTACAAAGGAAGATGTCCAGGAAGCTATGAAACAATCCCGTGTGCAAAAGGCAGAAGAGAAGCAAATGGACACATCCGTCTTGGAATCATCTGAACAGGCTCAGGAAATGAAGGTTTCTGGCATTCGAAAGGTTATTGCAGGCAGAATGCATGATAGCCTGCAGCAGACCGCACAGCTGACGATGAACATGAAGGTGGATGTAACGGAATTAATCTCATTGCAGAAGCAAACAGCCGAAACGGTCCAAAACCGTTATGAGAATAAACTGACGGTGACTGACTTTATCGCTCGGGCAGTGGTGCTTTCGCTTCAGCAGCATCCGCATATGAATAGTGCCTATATCAATGAAACAATCCATTTATTTAAGCATGTGCATCTTGGAATGGCAGTTGCTATTGATAAGGGCTTAGTTGTTCCAGTTATTCGCCATTCTGAAAAGTGTTCGCTCATTGAATTGTCAAGTAGCATTAAAACTTTGGCACAAAAGGCAAGAGGTGGGCAGCTGAGCAGCGAAGAGATGCAGGGATCTACATTTACAATCAGTAATCTTGGCTCTTACGGAATTGAGCATTTTACCCCAATCTTAAATCCGCCAGAATCAGGGATTCTTGGGGTCGGCGCTGTCTATGATACTCCGGTTTTTAAGGGGGAAACAATAGAAAAAAGAAGCATCCTGCCTCTCAGTCTGACGTTTGACCACCGTGTCCTTGATGGAGCCCCGGCTGCAGCGTTTTTACAAACAGTCAAACAATTTTTGGAAGAGCCGGTTACGATGCTTTTATAG
- a CDS encoding alpha-ketoacid dehydrogenase subunit beta, with translation MTRKLSMSGAINEAMKLAMRKDENVILMGEDVAGGAQVDHLQDEDAWGGVLGVTKGLVQEFGRERILDTPITEAGYMGAAMAAASTGLRPIAELMFNDFIGSCLDEVLNQGAKFRYMFGGKAQVPVTIRTMHGAGFRAAAQHSQSLYALFTAIPGVKVVVPSTPYEAKGLLLAAIEDNDPVIFFEDKTLYNLTGDVPEGYYTIPIGKADIKREGSDVTVVAIGKQVHTALEAAEQLSQKGIEIEVVDPRSLSPLDEETILSSVEKTNRLIVIDEANPRCSIATDIAALVADKGFDHLDAPIKRITAPHTPVPFSPPLEDLYLPKAERVVKVVSELLGTPLEV, from the coding sequence ATGACAAGAAAGTTAAGTATGTCAGGGGCCATCAATGAGGCTATGAAACTAGCGATGCGCAAGGATGAGAATGTCATTCTAATGGGTGAGGATGTTGCCGGCGGAGCTCAGGTGGACCACTTGCAGGATGAAGATGCATGGGGCGGTGTGCTTGGGGTCACGAAAGGTCTTGTCCAGGAGTTTGGGCGGGAGCGGATTTTAGATACACCGATTACGGAAGCGGGATATATGGGAGCTGCAATGGCTGCTGCATCTACCGGACTGCGTCCCATTGCCGAATTAATGTTTAATGATTTTATCGGAAGCTGCTTGGACGAGGTTTTAAATCAGGGTGCAAAATTCCGTTACATGTTTGGCGGTAAGGCCCAGGTTCCGGTCACAATCAGAACGATGCATGGCGCAGGATTTAGAGCCGCTGCCCAGCATTCTCAAAGTTTATATGCACTATTTACTGCAATCCCTGGTGTGAAAGTGGTCGTTCCATCAACCCCATATGAAGCAAAGGGATTATTGCTTGCAGCAATCGAGGATAATGACCCTGTCATCTTTTTTGAAGACAAGACCCTCTATAACTTAACAGGTGATGTCCCGGAAGGCTATTATACGATTCCAATCGGCAAAGCAGATATTAAAAGGGAAGGTTCGGACGTGACGGTTGTAGCCATAGGGAAGCAGGTTCATACCGCATTGGAGGCTGCGGAACAGCTTTCTCAAAAAGGAATTGAAATTGAAGTTGTCGATCCGCGGAGCCTTTCGCCATTGGATGAAGAAACGATTCTTTCATCAGTAGAAAAGACAAATAGACTCATTGTGATTGATGAAGCGAATCCTAGGTGCAGTATAGCGACAGATATAGCCGCACTGGTGGCTGACAAAGGATTCGATCACCTTGATGCACCAATCAAACGGATCACAGCTCCTCATACTCCCGTACCATTCTCTCCGCCGCTTGAGGATCTTTATCTGCCAAAAGCAGAACGAGTGGTGAAAGTGGTATCGGAGTTATTAGGAACACCTCTTGAAGTGTAA
- a CDS encoding thiamine pyrophosphate-dependent dehydrogenase E1 component subunit alpha, producing MKALESSKDVALSKEKAQWMYQKMVEIRQFEDRVHEQFAKGILPGFVHLYAGEEAVAVGVCAHLNDKDSITSTHRGHGHCIAKGCDLDGMMAEIYGKVTGLCKGKGGSMHIADFDKGMLGANGIVGGGFPLACGSALTAKYKKTDNVSVCFFGDGAQNHGTFHEGINLAAIWKLPVVFVAENNGYAEATPFSYASSCKSIVDRAIAYNIPGIKVDGKDVLAVYQAAEEAVQRARRGEGPTLIECVTYRNYGHFEGDAQTYKADQEKAEHKQDKDAILLFRKHLLNEQLLAESEVESIEKSVEAAVNQAVKFSEESPYPNTSELLTDVYVSY from the coding sequence ATGAAAGCATTGGAAAGCAGTAAAGATGTAGCTTTATCAAAGGAGAAAGCCCAGTGGATGTATCAAAAAATGGTTGAGATCCGTCAGTTTGAGGATCGAGTTCATGAGCAGTTTGCAAAAGGAATCCTGCCAGGATTTGTTCATTTATATGCAGGTGAGGAAGCGGTCGCTGTTGGGGTTTGTGCGCATTTAAATGACAAGGACAGCATAACAAGCACCCATCGCGGACATGGGCACTGCATTGCTAAAGGCTGTGATTTGGATGGTATGATGGCTGAAATTTATGGAAAAGTCACAGGGCTATGTAAAGGCAAGGGAGGTTCCATGCATATTGCCGACTTTGATAAAGGCATGCTTGGAGCCAATGGAATTGTAGGTGGAGGATTTCCGCTCGCCTGTGGTTCAGCACTAACAGCCAAGTATAAAAAGACTGATAATGTAAGCGTTTGCTTCTTTGGTGACGGTGCCCAAAACCATGGGACCTTCCATGAGGGAATTAATCTGGCTGCGATCTGGAAGCTTCCGGTTGTCTTCGTTGCTGAAAACAATGGATATGCGGAAGCGACGCCATTTTCGTATGCATCGAGCTGTAAGTCCATTGTGGACCGGGCAATTGCCTACAATATTCCTGGCATCAAGGTGGATGGGAAGGATGTTCTGGCTGTCTACCAGGCTGCCGAAGAAGCTGTTCAGCGGGCAAGACGCGGGGAAGGTCCGACACTGATTGAATGTGTGACATACCGGAATTATGGCCATTTTGAAGGGGACGCCCAAACCTACAAAGCAGATCAGGAAAAAGCAGAGCATAAGCAGGACAAAGACGCCATTCTCCTCTTTAGAAAGCATCTGTTAAATGAGCAGCTGCTTGCTGAAAGTGAAGTCGAGTCAATTGAAAAATCTGTTGAGGCAGCAGTGAACCAGGCTGTAAAGTTCAGTGAAGAAAGTCCATATCCGAATACATCCGAGCTGTTAACGGACGTATACGTCTCTTATTAG
- a CDS encoding ABC transporter permease, translating to MYPVFYAQFLKDKRKPLLILTFIGLSILATLIFGNSAWQTNTTVSVFASGPNAEEIEQKWVKLLNKDNENTEYVISEEGEAREQVREGKRDVAILLMEQDYRLITASDMPNIQLIEQEVHKVFTEEAQLQAIAGSANTAELREEIDRYLEKPPLTVNTKSVNGGELTSHNMGTQLLFGFTLFIAMFTIGFKVNGINADKVSGVWNRLNLSPVSKTNMYTGHLLYSFFIGFFQMAAVFLIFEYVMNYEIGPLSIILTIAAVFTLSSVSLAMLVAGFTKTPEKFNMVYPSVIPLIPIISGVYVPPGVMDNPVFTFFADLFPMGYAVEAMMDAALFGAGWSEILLPVSLMMLIAVIYMGIGINLGERGRR from the coding sequence ATGTATCCAGTGTTTTACGCGCAATTTCTAAAGGACAAACGAAAGCCGCTCCTAATCCTGACATTTATTGGCCTGAGCATCTTAGCTACGCTCATTTTCGGAAACTCAGCCTGGCAGACGAATACCACTGTTTCTGTGTTTGCCTCCGGGCCAAATGCAGAGGAGATTGAACAAAAATGGGTAAAGTTATTAAATAAGGATAATGAAAATACTGAATATGTTATATCAGAAGAAGGGGAAGCACGTGAACAGGTTAGAGAGGGGAAAAGGGATGTTGCCATTCTATTAATGGAACAGGATTATCGCTTAATAACCGCATCAGATATGCCCAACATTCAGCTGATCGAGCAGGAGGTTCATAAAGTATTTACGGAGGAAGCACAGCTTCAGGCGATCGCAGGCTCAGCAAATACAGCTGAATTAAGAGAAGAAATCGATCGCTACCTGGAAAAACCGCCCCTGACCGTTAACACCAAAAGCGTGAATGGCGGAGAATTGACTAGCCATAATATGGGGACCCAGCTCCTGTTTGGCTTTACCCTGTTTATTGCCATGTTCACCATTGGATTTAAGGTTAATGGCATTAATGCGGATAAAGTTAGCGGGGTTTGGAACCGTTTGAATCTTTCCCCAGTAAGTAAAACAAATATGTATACCGGTCATTTACTGTATAGTTTTTTCATTGGATTTTTTCAAATGGCCGCTGTTTTTCTGATATTCGAATATGTCATGAACTATGAAATAGGGCCGCTTTCAATCATTCTGACGATAGCCGCCGTCTTTACATTAAGCAGTGTAAGCCTGGCTATGCTTGTTGCCGGCTTTACCAAAACGCCGGAAAAATTCAATATGGTTTATCCATCTGTTATTCCGCTGATCCCGATTATCAGCGGTGTATATGTACCGCCGGGTGTAATGGATAATCCGGTATTCACCTTTTTTGCTGACCTGTTCCCAATGGGTTATGCGGTTGAGGCTATGATGGATGCTGCTCTCTTTGGTGCAGGCTGGAGTGAGATTCTGCTGCCGGTTTCGTTAATGATGTTAATTGCTGTTATTTATATGGGGATTGGGATAAATTTAGGAGAACGTGGTAGGAGGTAA
- a CDS encoding ABC transporter permease, which translates to MGAFIKKDLLVFWRDRKEILMALLLPILIIVILNFAFSGLFKDEKAMQIDISVVQEDDVKKGKGQFAAAVEAKGLSPEEKSAVLAGADQLDPVKLIHDFLNSSDLKEWVNVKDFSEQEAAEQVKNGELDAIIKIPEGFTFESLSGVLLGETSQGSVTILAEEESAEVSTLQEVVHTFVNTVNTQFALGSKGVQATAEPILPKGGKEVVEGDDGADAYTISQYFTIAIGTLFALFMAQTVSLKTMTEKREQVFNRILLTNSHPLSFLIGKTVSAFILAILQFAITLTVVQLLLDVFPDKSFTFWAGLMVVLIAFALTVGGLSALFTALTLHLSDTNAASGISTLVIMGFGVLGGSFFPLEGLPEPIQKIGEWTPNGLTQTALIEWVQYSHFNDLLFPITFLMGVFIICFAISVLIFPKRGRS; encoded by the coding sequence ATGGGTGCTTTTATAAAAAAAGATCTTCTGGTTTTCTGGAGAGACCGCAAAGAGATCTTAATGGCATTATTGCTCCCCATCCTGATCATTGTGATCTTGAATTTTGCCTTTTCAGGCCTTTTTAAGGATGAAAAAGCGATGCAAATAGATATTTCAGTGGTGCAGGAGGATGATGTGAAGAAGGGGAAGGGACAATTTGCAGCTGCTGTGGAAGCAAAGGGGTTATCACCTGAAGAAAAAAGTGCAGTACTTGCAGGAGCAGATCAGCTTGATCCTGTAAAGCTTATTCATGATTTTCTGAACAGCTCTGATTTGAAGGAATGGGTGAATGTAAAGGACTTCAGTGAACAGGAAGCAGCGGAACAAGTGAAAAACGGGGAACTGGATGCGATTATTAAAATTCCAGAAGGGTTTACGTTTGAATCGTTATCCGGTGTTCTATTAGGGGAAACATCTCAGGGGTCCGTAACCATTTTAGCCGAGGAGGAATCGGCAGAGGTCAGCACCCTTCAAGAGGTCGTCCATACCTTTGTAAATACGGTAAATACGCAGTTTGCCCTTGGGAGTAAAGGAGTCCAGGCCACAGCAGAACCCATTTTGCCAAAGGGAGGCAAGGAAGTGGTTGAAGGGGATGATGGTGCTGATGCGTATACCATTTCCCAATATTTCACGATCGCAATTGGCACTCTTTTTGCCTTATTTATGGCTCAAACGGTTTCGTTAAAAACGATGACAGAAAAGCGGGAGCAGGTGTTCAACCGGATTTTATTAACGAATAGCCATCCGTTGTCCTTCTTAATTGGGAAAACGGTATCAGCTTTTATTCTCGCCATTCTGCAATTCGCGATTACCCTGACGGTTGTTCAATTGCTGTTAGATGTATTTCCGGATAAATCATTCACGTTTTGGGCTGGATTAATGGTTGTCCTGATCGCATTTGCCTTAACGGTAGGGGGACTTTCCGCTTTATTTACGGCTCTTACACTCCATTTAAGCGACACTAACGCAGCAAGTGGTATATCTACCCTGGTCATTATGGGGTTTGGCGTTCTGGGCGGAAGCTTCTTCCCGCTGGAAGGACTTCCGGAGCCTATTCAAAAAATCGGCGAATGGACACCAAATGGCCTGACACAGACAGCCCTTATTGAATGGGTTCAATATAGCCATTTCAATGACTTGCTATTCCCGATTACTTTTCTTATGGGTGTTTTTATTATTTGTTTTGCCATCAGTGTGTTAATCTTTCCAAAAAGGGGGCGAAGCTGA
- a CDS encoding ABC transporter ATP-binding protein, whose product MLETVKLTKSFKDKKVVDEINLYLHAGESVGLLGPNGAGKSTTISMIASLIKPTSGDVKLDGKSTIQNPSDLRKVLGVVPQEIALYEELSAYENLKFFGKAYRVEKETLEVRIQEVLDMVGLKDRQKELIKTFSGGMKRRINIAAALLHNPKILILDEPTVGIDPQSRNHILETVRELNQTQGTTVLYTSHYMEEVEQLCNRVYVMDHGKIIATGSKEELLSILSSEDTIVVQLSKRSEAFTDKIKTLPDVLQVEQTSEGLRILAKKNHHLLSSLVHAAEKEGIQIMNYQVEIPSLEDVFLHLTGKTLRD is encoded by the coding sequence ATGCTCGAAACCGTAAAACTGACGAAAAGCTTTAAAGATAAAAAAGTGGTGGATGAAATTAACCTATACTTGCATGCAGGCGAATCAGTCGGCCTGCTGGGGCCGAATGGTGCGGGTAAATCAACAACGATTTCCATGATTGCATCCCTCATTAAGCCGACTTCCGGGGATGTGAAGCTTGATGGGAAAAGCACGATCCAAAACCCTTCAGATCTTCGAAAAGTTCTGGGAGTAGTACCTCAGGAAATCGCTTTATACGAGGAGTTATCAGCGTATGAAAACCTGAAGTTTTTCGGAAAAGCCTACCGGGTGGAGAAAGAGACCCTGGAAGTCCGTATTCAGGAAGTGCTGGATATGGTCGGCTTAAAGGATCGCCAAAAGGAGCTGATTAAAACCTTTTCAGGCGGAATGAAACGAAGAATCAACATCGCTGCTGCGCTGCTTCATAATCCGAAAATCCTCATACTCGATGAACCGACTGTCGGCATTGACCCCCAGTCACGAAACCATATATTAGAAACTGTTCGGGAATTAAATCAAACCCAAGGCACTACCGTCCTGTATACGAGCCATTACATGGAGGAAGTCGAGCAATTATGCAATAGGGTCTACGTCATGGACCATGGAAAAATTATTGCTACTGGGAGCAAGGAAGAATTGCTGAGTATTTTATCCAGTGAAGATACCATCGTGGTTCAGCTCAGCAAGAGAAGTGAAGCATTCACGGATAAAATTAAAACATTGCCGGATGTTCTTCAAGTGGAACAAACGAGTGAGGGCCTTCGCATTCTGGCGAAAAAGAATCATCATCTTTTAAGCAGCCTTGTGCACGCTGCTGAAAAAGAAGGCATTCAAATCATGAACTATCAAGTAGAAATTCCAAGCCTGGAGGACGTCTTTCTGCACCTTACAGGTAAAACATTGCGGGATTAA
- a CDS encoding response regulator gives MIRILLAEDQVMVRQGLKMMIETEPEFKVTGETDNGKEAIALCEKMQFDIAILDIRMPVMDGLKAAKIIQSRWPQTKILMLTTFDDDDYVMEALRIGVSGYILKNGDTDSLLRSIRSALKGGLSIEEGVAAKVVPQLMKQQDTKKPDPSLTPRERAILKCIGEGLSNNEIAERLAISTGTVKNNTSQILTKLDLRDRTQLAIYAIRHNLV, from the coding sequence ATGATTCGAATACTCCTGGCAGAAGACCAGGTAATGGTAAGACAGGGCTTAAAAATGATGATTGAAACCGAACCTGAATTCAAAGTCACAGGCGAAACAGATAACGGCAAAGAAGCCATAGCCCTTTGTGAAAAAATGCAATTTGACATTGCCATTCTTGATATCCGTATGCCTGTAATGGATGGACTAAAAGCGGCAAAGATCATCCAATCCCGCTGGCCCCAAACAAAGATCTTAATGCTGACTACCTTTGATGACGATGATTATGTCATGGAGGCCCTTCGAATAGGCGTGAGCGGCTACATTCTAAAAAACGGTGACACGGATTCGCTGCTCCGTTCGATCCGAAGCGCACTTAAGGGCGGGTTATCCATAGAAGAAGGGGTGGCTGCAAAGGTCGTTCCCCAGTTAATGAAACAGCAGGACACCAAGAAACCGGATCCTTCCCTAACACCCAGGGAACGGGCCATCCTAAAATGCATTGGAGAAGGGCTCAGCAATAACGAAATCGCAGAACGGCTTGCCATTTCCACAGGCACCGTAAAAAATAATACCAGCCAGATTTTGACGAAGCTGGATTTAAGAGACCGGACACAGCTCGCCATCTATGCCATCCGCCATAACCTTGTCTAA
- a CDS encoding sensor histidine kinase: MKSYWLWILLNMVVWPFAIAYLNLPINQLPFYLFGVTFYFLLFFLVPLIEKKPIVLFFILGTKTVIAVATLFPYNDQFNPFLILILSLLIAEGFYRLPFRYSIVNGAIGAFALGFTTLYSNLGGFLQTFITVYIIFLLIALIHFKKTKEHLMDLEARHEAIFSEFRDLKRRAVSEEELARQEERVLIAHEIHDSVGHKLTALIMQLEMFRLQTSENEQERVESLKELANESLNETRRAVKSLKANDTGGLPGILRLIRRLELENMMHIHFSVKYGAFSAPLTGEQSFVIYRSVQEALTNIMKHSDAKEAEITFEAPGGRIFRFEIRNPATGTDGYQEGFGLSQMRERLEKHNGGMKVYQTEGHFIVNGFIKIR, from the coding sequence ATGAAATCCTACTGGCTTTGGATCCTATTAAATATGGTTGTTTGGCCTTTTGCTATTGCTTATCTTAACCTTCCCATAAATCAATTACCATTTTACCTTTTTGGGGTAACATTTTACTTCCTGCTCTTTTTTCTCGTTCCATTGATCGAGAAAAAGCCCATTGTTTTATTTTTCATATTAGGTACTAAAACGGTTATTGCAGTAGCAACCCTATTTCCCTACAATGATCAGTTTAATCCCTTTCTTATTCTCATCCTTTCCCTTCTAATCGCTGAGGGCTTTTATCGGCTTCCGTTTCGATACAGTATAGTGAATGGGGCAATTGGTGCATTCGCATTAGGGTTCACCACTTTATACAGTAATCTGGGCGGGTTCCTTCAGACTTTCATAACTGTATATATCATATTCCTTTTGATTGCTCTCATCCATTTTAAAAAAACCAAGGAACATCTAATGGATCTTGAAGCACGCCACGAGGCTATTTTCAGTGAATTTCGCGATTTAAAACGGCGAGCTGTGTCAGAGGAGGAGCTTGCCAGGCAAGAGGAGCGAGTCCTGATTGCCCATGAAATCCATGATTCAGTTGGTCATAAGCTGACCGCCCTTATCATGCAGCTGGAAATGTTTCGTCTGCAAACCTCTGAAAACGAACAGGAAAGAGTAGAATCATTAAAGGAACTGGCTAACGAAAGCCTCAACGAAACACGCAGGGCCGTAAAATCTCTTAAGGCAAACGACACCGGCGGGCTTCCAGGCATCCTGCGGTTAATTCGCAGGCTCGAACTGGAAAATATGATGCACATTCATTTCTCCGTAAAATACGGTGCCTTTTCTGCTCCGTTGACTGGTGAACAATCCTTTGTAATCTACAGATCAGTACAGGAAGCATTAACCAATATCATGAAGCATAGTGATGCGAAAGAAGCAGAAATCACCTTCGAAGCACCAGGCGGCAGAATATTCCGATTCGAAATTCGGAACCCGGCTACTGGAACGGATGGCTACCAGGAAGGCTTTGGACTAAGCCAAATGCGAGAGCGGTTAGAGAAACATAATGGTGGAATGAAGGTGTACCAAACTGAAGGACATTTCATAGTTAACGGATTCATTAAAATAAGGTAA
- the sigJ gene encoding RNA polymerase sigma factor SigJ has translation MQEMYMQYKGLLFKLAYQLTGSASDAEDVVHDVFLKLYDVPKEKLSEPKAYLCKMVTNRCYDLQKSARKKREQYFGEWLPEPLFHSSSSDDSIDSVERCDLLSYAMIVLLERLTPTERVVFVLREALGFDYEEIAELMEKSTVNCRKLFSRARAKMGITSEELVHTETAPNELITDFLAALKQGNMKRMVSMLDPNVILVSDGGGKAKAAIFPIKTSDRVVRFLLGVLRKASTFEGIPQIEISQINEQPAFIQRSNDGIHTVGIIHTEGNLIRNIYIVRNPDKLKHTGV, from the coding sequence ATGCAGGAAATGTACATGCAATATAAAGGATTGCTGTTTAAGCTCGCCTATCAATTGACAGGATCTGCCTCTGATGCAGAGGATGTTGTGCATGATGTGTTTTTGAAATTATATGATGTTCCGAAGGAGAAGCTATCCGAGCCTAAAGCTTATCTTTGTAAAATGGTCACAAATCGATGTTATGATTTACAAAAATCAGCGCGCAAAAAACGGGAGCAGTATTTTGGAGAGTGGCTTCCAGAGCCCCTGTTTCATTCGAGTTCGAGTGATGATTCCATCGATTCAGTCGAGCGGTGTGATTTATTGTCTTATGCGATGATTGTACTGCTTGAACGGCTTACACCAACGGAGCGTGTTGTTTTTGTCCTGCGTGAGGCACTCGGCTTTGACTATGAAGAAATTGCTGAGCTCATGGAAAAAAGCACGGTGAATTGCCGTAAACTGTTCAGTCGTGCCCGTGCAAAAATGGGGATTACCTCTGAAGAGCTTGTTCATACTGAAACAGCCCCTAATGAACTGATTACTGACTTTCTGGCAGCACTCAAACAGGGGAACATGAAGCGTATGGTATCTATGCTGGATCCTAATGTTATACTGGTCTCTGATGGTGGAGGAAAAGCAAAGGCTGCTATTTTTCCAATTAAAACGAGTGATCGCGTTGTACGCTTTCTTCTCGGCGTTTTACGCAAAGCATCAACGTTTGAGGGAATTCCACAAATTGAAATCAGTCAAATTAACGAACAGCCTGCTTTTATACAACGTTCTAATGATGGCATTCATACGGTGGGAATCATTCATACAGAGGGAAATTTGATCCGGAACATATACATTGTCCGAAACCCAGACAAACTGAAGCATACAGGAGTATAA